The Elaeis guineensis isolate ETL-2024a chromosome 12, EG11, whole genome shotgun sequence sequence ATATTCTTGAGTCTATATGCTGATTCTTAAGGGACCGTATGAATTCCCACCTGCTGAATCTGTGTGTTATCTCATATAGTGGTGGGAATTGACTAAAGAGAGGAGGCTAGGGAAGGAAATAGGAGAGATTGGGGATGTAGCTGATGGCTTCTCATGTCTTCTCTTCTTTCGCAATTACCTCTGATTTTGAAGATATTATATGGTTCGAATAGTTGGGAATCTCTACCGCCCCTTAGAAAGACCCATAGATAGATGGAATGACCAATAAATTGTTTCACATGaagccaagaaaaaaaaaattacattaccCTGGGGACCTGGTAAGTGGCTGGTGGTCCCTTCATTCTGGGCTCTCGATGTTGTTCAGTTTTTGATGGCTGCAGTGGTGTCTCAACTTTATAGCCCAACCTCAGTGTACAATCTATGTCAGAAGACTCTTCTGGATATTTTGTTGCCCGATGCAGGACCTGTCATGTTATACGAAACATAGCAACATGTTCATACTTATCATGTAATTGCACTAATTAAGCCAAAAACCAAAAGGTTGCGCATGATGGTCTGTCCATAAAATCCATTCTGTAGCATTTAAGTCATTgccctttctctttctccttttatTGCTCCCACTGATTACTATCATACCAATAATTCTACCTTTTTAGGCATGTATTAATTTCTTGACTATATCAAAAAGAAATCAGAATGTAAGAACATGCATTTAATTGATGACTTAAAAATATCCATATACAACAaaggataaaaaatattaattacctgTGGTTGGCGAAGTGTTGCTTCCCCTGCTGATTGCAATTTCAAGGTGGGAGTAGATCCCAACCTCAATGCACAATTGACAGTCCCATCGTCATACTCAGTAGGGAATTTGTCATCTCCATAAAAGAGACCTTTCCCTTTCAGGTCCATTTTGGTGCCCTGGTCTTGTATATGACACATGCAATGATATTTATAGTATCATGTGATTATTGCAGTTCAAAATGTTAATTAGTTGATTGTAGGGTTATACCATaaatgaagagaaaaaattataataaccaTTTGATTTAACAATATGAAAAGAAAAGTATTTACCAAATCAAAATTGGGAAAGGTAGAAGTCTAGCATGTGCTACTTATGCATGACAAAGAACATTTTTGGTTAAAATGGTGGGTTACAAGATAATAAAGAAGAATTAGACATTATAATTATAGCAATTATTTGTAATTAATTTTGAGACTCGTAAAGTTGAACATTTGAAAAGATTACAAATTGATTACATGATCATCAACAAGTCTGAAGCTTCATGGAATCATGTAATCTAGAATGGATATTGTAACCCAATATAAGTTGTAATTATCACTTTGGTATCCACCAAGGGTTTAAATAGCAATACCAAGCCCAATGTTTGTTTTGTCTTGGAATGTTGTGGTACACAACTCTTAAGACTGCATATTGATACCATATCGGAACATAATTgttaattttcaatttttttaatttttaatgaaaTTGTAATGAGTATTGATATGTTTTAATATCCTTAGATAAAATTTTTGGCATCAAGGAAGCTAGAACATTTTGAAGGCAGAGAGTTGCTCTATTTTTTCTACTTTCTCCTCCCCTTATCTCCCTTCCcagctctctctttctctctccctccctctattTCTATTGCACATGCCCACCTCCATGACTAAACCAACAAGATAAGCGAGCATGACCCTCATGCccacttctttctttctcttttcttgaaAACTTGGTGACCTAGTGGGGTTTCACCTTGGTACTAGCCGAATTGGCGCTAGTATCGGCCAGCCCCAACCAATTTTGATCAGGACAGATGGGACATCTTGTCTCATAAAAATGCCAGTATCCTGCGCCTATGCCACGTACCAATTCCTTAACAGAATGCTACTCCCAATAGAGACTTGTTGCATTGGTAACTAAAACCTTGATATCTGTAGTATATTCACCTGATGCAAATCACAATATTTCTTATCTAAAACATGTGGAAGTTAATCTAGGCCAATGTTGTAGAATTTCAAAATACCAAGTTTAAAGTCCTAATCTTGGTGCCAGTATCGGTCGGGTTGCAAGTCAATATGGTATCAAGATGCCCTTGCACCAATACTTGGAATATGTTGGTGTCCCAATAAATActagagccttttttttttttttgttatttgttttcatactttttttactttttgagtctcttattttttagttaagatttttttatatatttatttagcattttttatgtttatttaggGCTTGAATGAGGTTGGATCTAAGCTCTCCCAACTGGACCTttgctctcatcctcttcttcctaTGTTTTTCCCTTTCCCTCTCCACTTTTGAATGCAACAAAAGAGGGCATTTGGGGGCCTTTTGGCATGGTCTCATCATGAGAATATGTTCTAGTCCTTGTCTTGCTTGGTACCTGTACCTAGCAATACTAGTTGAGGCCTATTAGTTTAAAAAGGATGGGGATCCTAGATCTCTTCCCTGACTTGGTCGATCATCGGTACAATCTAAGATGCCATCATAGATTGGAAGTGATCAGCTTGTTAATCcatgatattattattattatttttcattcaaaagaaATAAGGTAATAAAAAGGCAATAGTTATTAGATAGGCATAAATAGTTTCAAAAAAATTAACACAATCCATAATGACATGGAAATCTAAAACTAATTTGATTTAACGATCATGATATAACAAAGAGAATGGTGATACTCAAATAAGGAAAAGAAATGTAGCTATATATGGAGATAGATATCAAGTAATACAACAAAAAGAACGGCGATTCTCATAAGGAAAAGAAATATATGTGGATATGGAGATGGATATCGTACCTGACCCTGGCAATGAGAGGTGCAAGGTCTATAGGCTATACCAAGAGACCTGGAAGCAAACTTGATGGGAATGAGAGTAACCTTCTCTTTGCCCTTTAAATGGATAGCTTGGGAAAAGAGGGGGATGGGGTGCATTTAATGTTTTTTAACCCCTTTGTCGGGAAGCGATTCCTTCAGATAGAAGGAAGACATGTATTAGCTATCAAAAATAACCAAAGTGGCTTTATTTGGAGAACTCGTGGAGGGGAGTAACTATATTTGGCTAATAACGTTTGACACGTGTAGGTTGGGTCACACTGACATGTCATTTAGATGGGCCTGTGAGTATTAATTTCACTATATAAGCATCTAACATAAAGCAATATAAGCAAATTATGTATGGGtattgaaaaagagggtttgtgCTTCTATAGTATGGTttagtagtagtagtagtagttattgttgttgttgttatatCTTCATCATCCAAGTATTATTTTCTCATTAATATATGGTTGATTATGGAGCAGAAActctcaattgaaaagtttttttAAACAGATTGATTTAATTCCAACCAATTGTCAAACATAATATTTAACTCTGCTAAGCCCCAATCCCAAACTAGTTAGGATCGGCTATGTGAATCCTTTTCTTCCATTCAGCTCTGTTTAGGGTCACACTTTTTGAATGATGTAGCCCTATCAAGTCCTTCCTTACTACTTCATCTTATATGATTTCTGATCCACCTCAATCCCTCTTTCAATCTATATATAGCAACTTACTCCATTTGGTGGATCTCTCAGCTTATGTTGTACATGTCTAAACCATTTAAGTCATCTTTCTCTCACTTTATCCTTAATTGACACGATGCTACCTCTGTTTTTAGGAacgctttatttcttattctattttttcttgtATTACCACACATCCATCTCGATGGTCTTATTAAAACGATGCTCATCTTATGCACATGTTGTTTTCTAACTATCCAACATTTTATATCGTAAAGTATAGTTGGTCATATGACtgtcttataaaaattttttaaacaactTGGCAGGTGTTCTACGATCATAAAATATTCCAATTCCACTTCTCCATTTTATCCAACTTGCTTAAATCCTATGGATCGCATTCTcttcaatttttctttctttatgaatAATCAATCCTAGATACATCGAATGATCACTATTAGATCTGTGATCCTCAATTTTCACTCCACCTTCATCTATATATCTTATTGTTACTAAAACTAATGTTTCATGTATTATGTCTTGGtcctatttaatttaaaattattagattctaATATGCTCCTTCATAATTCCAACATGTAGTTTATTCTAATCTTAGTTTCATCAACCAAGACTATAACATTCACAAATCGTATGCACCATAAATATCTTTCTGAACGTGCCTAGTAAGCTCATCCATAACTAGCACTAAAAGATAAGGATCTATTTTAGACACTTGGTGAAAATCTATTGTAATTGGGAATTCACTAGTATTATTATCAATAGTTCTTACACTAGTAACCACTCCATTGTATATATCCTTAATCATATTAATATACCTAATGGAAAGTTTTTTCCTTTCTAACACCCACCATAAAACTTCTCCAAGAACTCTAATTTCTCTAAATTAATAAAAACCATATAAAGATCTTGTCTCTTTCCTATATATTTCTTTATTAACCTTAGGAGAAAAATAGTTTCCATAGTTGACCGTCTTGGCATAAATGCAACTTGGTTCTCTAATATGTTTATGTCACATTTTAATCTGTGCTCCATCATCCTTTTCAACACTGATGAGTTTGATACCATGATAACTAGAATGATTTTGAATATCAGTTTTATTCATATAAATCGGTACTCTAATGCTCTTCCTCCATTCATCAGGCATCTTCTTTGTTTTTAAAATCTTATTAAACAAAGTAGTCCACCAAATTACTCCTACATCATCTAAATACTTCTAAACCTCAATAGAGATTCCATCAGGTCTCACCAATTTTTCCTATTTTCGTCTTTTTCATAGcattctttatttctaattctacATATGTACTAACATTTCTATCCTCAATGGTAATAAGGCACCCAAGGTCGTTTACATGACTTTCATTAAATAGTTTATTAAATAACTTTTCCCTCTTTCTTTGATCTCCTTAACCAAAACTTTTGATTTTCATTTTTGAAGCATTTATTCGAAGTCAAATCTCTAATTTTCCTCTCTTAGTCTTGCAGTCTTATAAATATTCTTCTCCCTATCCTTAGTTTCTAACTTGCAATATAACTCTTCATATGTTTTGAATCTAGTCTTTCGTATCGTCTTTTTACTTCTTAGGTAGCCTATAGCTTTCATACGCTTCTTAATCCCTACATTTAAGTAGTCTTCTATAGTACTATCTTTTGGCCACAACCATCAATTGTACTTTCTCATTCCACCACCAAATTTTCTTATCAGATTGTCCTTTTCCTTTTGATTTTCCTAATACTTCTATAGCCACTTTCTTAATTAGCCATCTCTTCCCATAAGGTATTAATTTTCTCATGTAGATCCAATTTTTATTCTTGCAACATTATTTCCTTAATATGTACCTTTTAATCATTGTTGAGATCCTGATTGATGCAATGTTAAGGCAATAAAGGGCATGACGTGTAATCTTGAAAGCAACATGGTCATAAAGGGAGCCATCTCATGCAATGCAGTTTAGGCTCATGTAACGACATCGTAGTCCTCCAAAATTTGTTAGAAACATTCACTCACGACAAAGAGGGGTGATGAACTAATGATAATGTTTCATGAAAGCAACTCTGTTCTTAAATAGGGCACAAAATGTGTCCGCAGAGTCAAACTGAGACACACAATGCATGATAACACCATTGCCCTAATTTGAAAGTATTAAGAAACTAATATTTTGTGATTTAATTCAAATAAGTAATTATATATTGCGTacttttttttccccttctccCTCCTCATCTACCTTATCTATCTTGATGAATCTCATGGCACTGACAGAATTTCTATAACCAAAAGTATCGATCCTTATCCTCTTTGTTGGGATTCTCTCCATGAATTCTCATTCATCAATTATTCCTATGGAGGAGGCTTTATCTAGAGCTTTCTAAATCATTCTCATAACTTCTATCCATTTACTGTGCATCCTCCTTTCTTGTCCAAAATTCTTTTACAAATATTCAAGTAGCTCTCTTCATTGGATCCTTCTTGAATCTTTATTTAAAAGCCTATGCCATTTCAATCAATTTTTCACTACTTCATCCTTAATTAGTATAATTTTTGCAATTCCTCCTGTACAATCAATTTTTGCTTTATGATTCATTGTCTTACCAAGCATTCTCATTCCACTTAATTTATCTTGTTTCTTGGACCTTGTCTATCTCTTGCAGGTTGTATTGTCATTTTGCAGTATTTTCCCTTCAAATGCCAAGGTGTATGTCATTCCAGTGACACCTGAAAAGAACCTCTTAAATCATCTAGCTCTGATCTTtgtacacctctctctctctctctctctctctctctctctctctctattcttgGGTAAATAGATCATAGATGACAAAGCTGATCTCTCTACATTTCTCGTCCACCAATCTTGGTTGGGAACCCATTTTCATCTCTGTTTTTATTAAACTGCATTCTATGTACCCTGATTTTAAACTTTATCTTATAAATCTTTTCTTCATAAATCTGATCCAGCATTGACCTAATCCTCTTCTCATTAATAAAAAATGACGTTGTTTGCAAATAGCATGCACTGTGGTGCACCATCCTGATACTATAAATTGCTTCTTCCATGGTCAATATAATAAAAGAGATGGACTTAGTACTACCCTTGGTGTTAAAATATatagaatgaattttttttttcatcatcctTCTTGTGAACTTAGTTCATTTGAAGTAATTATGGTGGTGCAAGAAGATTGGTGCAACATGTCAGTCTAGCATCAAAGCAAAAAGGCTCCCCCCAACTTGGGAGTGAGATAAAACCAGGAAGCAAGAGTTTGTCATGATTTTGATGAACAACTTAATTGAAACGGTAAGGATAAATATAAGTTCCAAATAGTTTTTTCAGGATGATATAGACAATAATGATATAGGGGGAGGGTTAGTCTCTCCTTCGAGAGGTTCTCTTCTTCCCTCTCAACTGCCTTCAACCTGCTTAAGAACCCACCTGATATCGTTAAAGAGGTAATATCTTTATGCTGCTCTAGCATCCATGGAAGAATTTACTGTAGAAAACTTGGGATTCCATAACCTTACTGTCTTATATGGATGGGGTAAATGTAAACAAAGTAGATAGTGCAAGAAAATGTATTAGCATGATTTAAAGCAGATTTTAATGGTTAAGATTGTTTCATTTGATTTTGTTGATTAAGATAACTTACAGTTTTTCTTGATTGTAAGTATTATAGACATAGCATTAGGATTTACCGTCTAGTGCTAgaaactaaatatattttatgctttAATTGCTGAAATTTGTTGATTTTATGATGGATTCTGTTGATTTTTCTTATTGTACATCCTAGACATGAATGTGTGTGTGGACATGTGTTTGATCTCTTCTTTGTGCATGAAATAACCTCCTTGGAAGTCCTGGCTATTTATTTCGTCATTCTCTTCAGACAGGGACCACGATGGTGAAGAACCTAGAATTTTGTGGAGGATGTGGTGTGAGTGCAAGGTAGTGCGGTTCATACCTAGCCCTGCTGGTTTGATTTCTTCTTTTGGTATAGCTGTTCCGGGTGCTCTGTGCTTTGCTTTGTGCTCCCCCTATATAGTTTCACTAGTTATTTGTTCACCTGGTTTGTGGTTTCACGAGTTATTTGTTCCCCTTACTCTTTCAATCATTTGGTTATCACTACAGATATGCTTGGGAATCATCTCTATTTCCCAAAAACTCTCGTCTTTGGGCTCCTCAGAAGCTGCTAGTTGGATGTAACTGGGTTGTCAATTTTGGTAGCCAATCAAATTAAAGTGGTTTGAATCCATGTGGTTGTGGAGCGAAAAAGTTAAATTTCCTTTTCGTTTGTTTGGCTAATGAGCAAAAGCGGTAAAATGGCAACCAACCGCAAAAAATGGACTGATCACAAGTTCTGGAATAAGAGCAGGAAATTGGCCAGATTGGAGTGGTATGAAGAATTATATGTATAATAAATGTCAAAAGGTTGTAAGGCCATCCTGCTATGCGGACAAGATTGGCATCTTTCTCCCCACTTCGGAAGGGGGAAAAAAAAGCATGCAGAAAGCTCTTTGAGAATTCTCGTTCCACTTGAACTGCTTCCATGCTCTTCCAGATATGTCTGGTAAAATCACAGATAAATGAGAGATACAGGGCTTGCATCCCTAATGTTACTTGCCCAGGTCATGAGCGCTTGATACAGGAGGCTAATGCTGAATACCAAATATTGCAAACAGTTTtgcataatttaaatatttactgTTCAAGATGTTATCTTATTTCAATTAATGTGAATTATTTTCAGGGTTTTGAGCTTCTTTTTATGCTAAATGTAGGAAgataaataatgatattttaaaCGTCAGAGATATTCTGTTTTTATTTTTGCATGTGAACTGGagttccaccaatcaaatttggaCACCTCGTTCGGCCTTAATAGTTAGGAATTGTGGATTTTACTGTTGTATTTGCTTGGTTAACATTGCAAAATCATAGTTTTTGGTttcccttttttgtttttttttttttttggtaattgtAGTTCGCATTTTCTTCAAATAGAAAATAAGTGGCTTGGAAGGTTGACACTTGACATGAACCTCTTTACATGAGAGTTAAAGTGAATGATTCTTATTGCATCAACGCGATGCTAAGTTAGAAAGATCACTCAAAAAGGTCTCTAGGATGTCTTTCACCGATCGCTCTTCATTTCGTAGCCTATTTTAGGACAATTGCAGGGGACCGACGCCAGCTGATGAGCTCGGTGACTTTTTCAGTGATATTTTTGATTTACTAAAGCATTTTTCTTGTTATATTTTCTCTTCATATACGGCGTTTCAATACAGCGATGTTCGACTTCAAGCAGtttcaatttcaatttcaataCGGCAGTTGCCCAGGGATCATCCGCTAGACCTGCAGGGCTACACACAACGTAGGCATCATATCTACATGATTCAATCTCCAAAATCCACAATCCTGTGCAAACCAATACAAATGCGAGCCATCATTAAGATTATAGAAGTGCTCAGATTTTGTAGACCGAGAAAATGACAATGTTTACAAGCGCTCCTCGATAAAATTGAATCCACACGAATGCTCCTCTCAAAACTGAAACTACGATGAGCTTCTATAACCGAAAATGTTGCACCAATTATTCAGCACAAACAAGAAATACAAAAAGACATTCTATTACATGATGATCAgctctttccttcttcctctttcatctttttctccCACCTCCGCTTCTGCATAAGATACATGAAGAAGAGTTTAATAGATATTCACGAAGACTTAATCAAATTTAAGAtattcactcaaaaaaaaaaaaagttgactcAATCAAATTTGAGATTTAACAAAAAGATGCTGCAGCTAAAAAAGAACAAGTTTTAAAACTATGATATCACGTGAGCAACCAGACACAAACAGCACGATGTTTAAGCAATTaagattattctttttttttttttttttgagcgaaACAGTGGAAAAGACAAACAGCGCATTTCATTAAAGTGATGAATGAGTACAGAAAGAGAAAGGGAAAGAGGTAACAGAACCCAATCAGCCCAGCAAGATCAGGCCCACCATGAAACCCAGCCCAACAAGATCAGGCCCACCACGAAACCCAGCCCAACAGATAGACTATAATTAGGATAGCAATTTTTTTCGATCCGATGGATACCTTCCAATGGGACGAGTTTTACCCGACCCGATTAAAAGACGAGACagatatgaatttttaaaaaaatatctgaaatgaATTCAGATCGAATACAGATAATGATATATCCGCCTCGAACCCAACCCGATATAAAAGGCTGAAGCCCACTGCCCCCTAAGGCCCTAACCCAATAATCCCCACGGCCATAGGCCatttttcaatttcaattatttCCCAACCCACCCGGCCAACCACACCATCCCAGCCACCCCCATGCCTCTTCACCTCCCTCCCTCTTCATTCCTCCCCATCTCCCATCCATCCGACATAGTGATGCCTTGAGGAAAAAGGATCATCACTTCGACCAACGCCATGCTTCTGTTTGACAATGCACTAATCGATCCCTTCATGTGCAAGCTTCTACTCCTCCATCTAATCATCCCTTCCTAAGCCTAAGCCGCACTCTTTCATCTGCTCATCGCTAGCCACTTCTCATCCTAATGATTCTTCCTTCCTCAATCTAGGATTAAGATTTATGTTTTCTAGAGTTAAGGTTAGGGTAaggtttatatttttttggtcttTGTTGGCTTTCCTATGGCGTGAGCCCAGCGGATCAACAGCCTTTATTGTTTTGCTTTGTGTTGTGTCATCAATCCAAAACTAAGCTTTGCTTGTGGAATCTAAATGATCGTTCATGAATGCGGAGTAATTGTCTTTCTTGTGCTGCACGGCATCCCTCAGGATGTTTAATCAAAAAATATTCCATATGGAGATCAaagttcagttttttttttttaactcctaCAAACAGAAAAAGAACGACAGTGAAGGCCATACAAAGTTTATCAGGGAAACAAAAGCCCTGCTAAAGAGGCTCAACTTTAtagaattttataatatatattcttCTCTCTCCAAAGCTACAAAAAGGGACCGCTGGTACTGCCCTTCACTATTCATATGATTATCACGTATTATTCCATGGAGCTTCACCTTGAACAAGGGATGATAAATCTGTAGGTAGTACtagttatcttctttttttttttttttccttcttttttttggataaaatcagattttatttatATCAATCTAGAGAAAAATACATCTacatgaatcaaaaaataaaatgtgTGAAAAGTCAGTGGGAAATTTCATTATAATAGTCTATAGGCAATCCATAAAATAATTTTGGTATAATTAGATAGATATGTCACCATGCAATTGATATATTATTAGCTTTTCTAAAAACATgtcactttaaaaaaaaaaaaaattataatgaattCTTTTTATGCATCGGCTattaaaagttattttttttttctattttattatctaTTCTGTTAGAATATTTTGTTCAATCATATTTTAAGTTATAATAATAGTCCATATAtctttatttgatgaaatattttaaactATGAAATCAAACTGATTACTTACAATGAGAATAGTGATTAAGAATAGTTAGAACTAACAAGACGGGCCGGCCTACCCCGACCGCCTCTAAATGAGATTAGGTGGGGCAGACTAGCTCGTTTAACTAGCGGATTAGGAAAACCTCAACCCAACCCGACCCATCAGAGGCTACAAGTTAAATGGACCAACCcgtcaaaattttcaaaaaaaaaagaaaaaaaaaactgagtGTCATGGGGAAGGAATGAGGATGCCGCAGAGGGTGGGTTGGGGTGCGAGCGCCAAGGTGGGGGAAGGGGTGTGTACGACCGCAGGAGAAGTCACGGGGACCAAAGTGCGGGCGTCGGGGCGGAGGAGCTCGCCAGGGAGCAAGGGAAGGGG is a genomic window containing:
- the LOC105055733 gene encoding uncharacterized protein, encoding MDLKGKGLFYGDDKFPTEYDDGTVNCALRLGSTPTLKLQSAGEATLRQPQVLHRATKYPEESSDIDCTLRLGYKVETPLQPSKTEQHREPRMKGPPATYQVPRILCNDCRILLRKELEKRAEAYNLLAQRKNNEEAGNRSMT